The Nesterenkonia xinjiangensis genome contains a region encoding:
- a CDS encoding DnaJ domain-containing protein codes for MSRFYEVPGDGEPVCTAVRRVRGRLIADLRGQAASLRRYREWAMSNRSSAPGASGADLYAVLGVSPEADLKTIRSAYRRQARDSHPDRGGSAEEFHRVQAAWEVLRSEAARAAYDRTRTDGRAQHSAGPDDVDAVRYGPARTWAAPAARRGGGSERGAQRSASGNAHLPPEYRPDLSDSRPLSLSLTSQRVHGEFRSQGLFSRGRIQRRHARTIEVLQRHVLDELPAARLFNDVLLEPQAGGHRRERTGRRRGSSGDRAEHVLVCGDMLTVIFSLEVPTPAASWDGQVLRAAGRGLALPDLAAQARQLRETLMQRLLDERGHEVLLTVDHQVILHSPDGGLLSPVVETTRGGGSPPLAVARAARRIVGQLAASSQANVVDRHLLAILRDQLSSPEEGS; via the coding sequence GTGTCCCGATTCTACGAGGTGCCCGGGGACGGCGAACCGGTGTGCACGGCCGTCCGCCGTGTCCGCGGTCGGCTGATCGCCGACCTGCGCGGGCAGGCGGCCTCTCTGAGGCGCTATCGTGAATGGGCGATGAGCAATCGATCCTCTGCCCCTGGAGCGTCCGGCGCTGACCTGTACGCCGTGCTGGGCGTGTCCCCGGAGGCGGACCTGAAGACCATCCGGTCCGCCTACCGGAGGCAGGCCCGTGACTCCCACCCGGACCGCGGCGGATCGGCCGAGGAGTTCCATCGTGTCCAGGCCGCCTGGGAGGTGCTTCGCTCCGAAGCCGCCCGCGCCGCCTATGACAGGACCCGCACAGACGGCCGGGCCCAGCACAGTGCCGGTCCCGACGACGTCGACGCGGTCCGCTACGGCCCCGCCCGCACCTGGGCGGCACCCGCCGCACGGCGCGGCGGCGGGTCCGAGCGCGGCGCCCAGCGCAGCGCGTCGGGCAACGCTCACCTGCCCCCGGAGTACCGCCCCGATCTCTCCGACTCCCGGCCGTTGTCCCTCTCGCTGACCAGCCAGCGGGTCCACGGTGAGTTCCGTTCCCAGGGCCTCTTCTCGCGGGGCCGGATCCAGCGCCGCCACGCGCGCACCATCGAGGTGCTGCAACGTCACGTCCTCGACGAGCTCCCCGCCGCTCGGCTGTTCAACGACGTCCTGCTGGAGCCGCAGGCCGGCGGGCACCGCCGGGAGCGGACCGGACGGCGCCGCGGGAGCAGCGGGGACCGTGCTGAGCATGTGCTGGTCTGCGGGGACATGCTCACCGTCATCTTCTCCCTGGAGGTCCCCACGCCGGCCGCCTCCTGGGACGGGCAGGTGCTGCGTGCCGCGGGTCGCGGCCTCGCTCTGCCCGACCTGGCCGCCCAGGCACGGCAGCTGCGCGAGACGCTGATGCAGCGGCTGCTCGATGAACGGGGCCACGAGGTGCTGCTCACCGTGGACCACCAGGTGATCCTCCACTCCCCCGACGGCGGGCTGCTCTCGCCGGTGGTGGAGACCACCCGCGGCGGCGGATCTCCTCCGCTGGCGGTGGCACGGGCGGCCAGGCGCATCGTCGGCCAGCTGGCCGCCTCCTCCCAGGCCAACGTGGTGGACCGTCACCTGCTCGCGATCCTGCGGGACCAGCTCAGCTCCCCGGAGGAGGGCTCCTGA
- a CDS encoding DUF664 domain-containing protein: protein MAHDDTGDPAGPHEDVEVLVLFILEKFDALVDLVGSLDDVTANRDLAGLVPAGIGTNSAVQLLTHVCGMLRRWSSTVNLGVPVPRDREAEFSAQMPVAEVLEIAAHTRRGFLHDVALTDPAAAPAAVPPGRERLWTGSCHGVLLHVFEEISQHLGHAEVTRDVLNAGRRPCLPPALGR from the coding sequence ATGGCACACGACGACACGGGCGACCCCGCAGGCCCTCACGAGGACGTAGAGGTCCTGGTGCTGTTCATCCTGGAGAAGTTCGATGCACTGGTGGACCTGGTGGGCTCCCTGGATGATGTCACCGCCAATCGGGACCTTGCCGGACTGGTCCCAGCGGGGATCGGGACGAACTCTGCGGTGCAGCTGCTGACCCACGTCTGCGGGATGCTGCGCCGCTGGTCCTCCACGGTGAACCTGGGCGTGCCTGTCCCCCGAGACCGGGAGGCGGAGTTCTCGGCGCAGATGCCGGTGGCCGAGGTGCTGGAGATCGCAGCGCACACCCGGCGGGGGTTCCTCCACGACGTCGCCCTCACGGACCCAGCCGCCGCCCCGGCCGCAGTTCCGCCGGGACGTGAGCGTCTCTGGACCGGCAGCTGCCACGGCGTGCTGCTGCACGTCTTCGAGGAGATCAGCCAGCATCTCGGGCACGCGGAGGTCACCCGGGACGTGCTCAACGCCGGCCGGCGGCCATGCCTGCCGCCCGCGCTCGGACGATGA
- the rraA gene encoding ribonuclease E activity regulator RraA, whose protein sequence is MTVEFTTCDLYDADESLQSVSLQMQNLGGRARFRGPVRTIRCFRDNGLVKATLNSPGDGAVLVIDGDGSLESALMGDMIAEAAVTHGWAGVVINGAIRDRVAVAQLDLGVKALGTNPRKSSKEGTGDQDVPVEFGGVVFRPGALLHSDEDGILVER, encoded by the coding sequence ATGACCGTCGAGTTCACCACCTGCGACCTCTACGACGCCGACGAGTCCCTGCAGTCGGTCTCTCTGCAGATGCAGAACCTAGGCGGTCGGGCTCGGTTCCGCGGCCCGGTGCGCACGATCCGCTGCTTCCGGGACAACGGGCTGGTCAAGGCCACGTTGAACTCCCCCGGTGACGGGGCCGTACTGGTCATCGACGGGGACGGCTCGCTGGAGTCGGCCCTGATGGGTGACATGATCGCCGAGGCCGCGGTGACCCACGGCTGGGCGGGTGTGGTGATCAACGGAGCGATCCGAGACCGGGTCGCCGTCGCTCAGCTGGACCTCGGGGTCAAGGCGCTGGGCACGAACCCGCGGAAGTCCTCCAAGGAGGGCACCGGGGACCAGGACGTGCCGGTGGAGTTCGGCGGAGTGGTGTTCCGCCCTGGCGCGCTGCTGCACAGCGACGAGGACGGGATCCTGGTCGAGCGCTGA
- a CDS encoding chorismate mutase has translation MSSSPDQRAGDAAHHVDPEVLEELLAMRASIDNIDATLVYLLAERFKATQRVGVLKARHQLPPADPARERNQIARLKRLAEDAQLDPEFAEKFLNFIIDEVIRHHQAISASETVSAPEADTRSEYSHPSDSAEPR, from the coding sequence ATGAGTTCGAGCCCTGATCAGCGCGCCGGAGACGCCGCACATCACGTGGACCCCGAGGTCCTGGAGGAGCTGCTGGCAATGCGCGCCAGCATCGACAATATCGACGCCACGCTGGTGTATCTGCTCGCTGAGCGATTCAAGGCCACCCAGCGTGTGGGTGTGCTGAAGGCCCGGCATCAGCTGCCCCCGGCCGACCCAGCCCGCGAGCGCAACCAGATCGCCCGGCTGAAGCGCCTGGCCGAGGACGCTCAGCTCGATCCGGAGTTCGCCGAGAAGTTCCTCAACTTCATCATCGACGAGGTCATCCGCCACCACCAGGCGATCTCCGCCTCGGAGACAGTCTCTGCCCCCGAGGCCGACACCCGCTCGGAGTACTCCCACCCCTCCGACTCCGCCGAGCCCCGATGA
- a CDS encoding trypsin-like peptidase domain-containing protein: MTTDPQDHAESQDREQASTTPGGQQDRAPDSGEQTQRIPASPAEETRPIAQEGDADQDPAQDQDPAQDEAEAEGSRERGHGQPDRTSEDPTQRTPQHPEDQPTQALPTYGRQPTSDPAASAPDADASSVSGASAGSVPTSGSAAPAPSAPSAPAPGTAAPVGSHDRAAPGPHPAPRGLQPSGGQPHHGQSLHAQFHHGPPHGRQPHQNPPAQPYGQPGQARSGHAHPAPWAAGQTRLPAGGQPGQPGDPGQPGHPGHPGHPGGAAEEKRRRGVGVPLFLVGVLAAGLIGGGVGAGAVGLFGSDQIDVGGSGIEINNPESATAVTAAAAKASPSVVTLSVAGSNAAGSGSGIILDDEGHILTNTHVVTLGGATAEAEIQVKLSDGSVRQAEVVGTDPLSDLAVIRLDDAEGVQPAELGSSSDLNVGDRAVAIGAPLGLDGTVTDGIISTLERTISVASAAVDEETPDAPQPEEGDPGDDGFEFYFPDLENSPSQGSIHINVIQTDAAINQGNSGGALVDGEGRVIGVNVAIASTGGGISEAEAGSIGVGFSIPIDYAQRVAEDLIADGEVSHGLLGVTVNAAGAGEQPLETGGGFTTGAYVEEVVTDSPADAADLEPGDIITQVGDRRIEDSLTLTATVREYRAGETVTVTYLREGQEYEAEVTLGGM; the protein is encoded by the coding sequence ATGACTACAGACCCTCAGGACCACGCTGAGTCCCAGGACCGTGAGCAGGCGTCGACGACGCCTGGCGGTCAGCAGGATCGAGCGCCGGACAGCGGGGAGCAGACCCAGCGGATCCCCGCCTCGCCCGCGGAGGAGACGCGTCCGATCGCCCAGGAGGGCGACGCGGATCAGGACCCGGCGCAGGATCAGGACCCAGCTCAGGATGAGGCCGAAGCCGAAGGATCTCGGGAGAGGGGCCACGGGCAGCCGGACCGGACGTCTGAGGATCCGACGCAGCGGACGCCGCAGCACCCCGAGGATCAGCCCACCCAAGCGCTTCCCACCTACGGCCGACAGCCCACCTCGGACCCTGCTGCCTCTGCGCCGGACGCCGATGCCTCCAGCGTCTCCGGTGCCTCAGCCGGCTCCGTGCCGACCTCGGGTTCAGCCGCACCTGCTCCCTCGGCGCCGTCCGCACCTGCCCCCGGCACGGCAGCTCCCGTGGGCAGCCATGACCGTGCGGCACCAGGGCCGCATCCCGCTCCGCGCGGCCTTCAGCCCTCTGGCGGGCAGCCCCATCACGGACAGTCCCTGCATGCCCAATTCCACCACGGACCGCCTCATGGCAGGCAGCCGCATCAGAACCCCCCGGCGCAGCCCTACGGACAGCCGGGCCAGGCCCGCTCGGGCCACGCCCACCCCGCCCCCTGGGCCGCCGGCCAGACGCGTCTGCCCGCAGGTGGGCAGCCAGGCCAGCCCGGCGACCCCGGTCAGCCGGGCCATCCCGGTCACCCGGGCCACCCAGGTGGGGCCGCGGAGGAGAAGCGTCGTCGTGGTGTCGGCGTCCCCCTGTTCCTCGTCGGCGTCCTGGCCGCCGGGCTCATCGGCGGCGGTGTCGGTGCCGGCGCGGTCGGCCTGTTCGGCAGCGACCAGATCGACGTCGGCGGCTCCGGGATCGAGATCAACAATCCGGAGAGCGCCACCGCAGTGACCGCCGCAGCGGCGAAGGCCTCACCCTCCGTGGTGACCCTCTCCGTGGCAGGGTCCAACGCCGCCGGCTCAGGTTCCGGCATCATCCTCGACGACGAGGGCCACATCCTCACCAACACCCACGTGGTGACCCTCGGCGGCGCGACCGCCGAGGCTGAGATCCAGGTCAAACTCTCCGACGGCTCCGTGCGCCAGGCGGAGGTGGTCGGCACCGACCCGCTCTCCGACCTCGCGGTGATCAGACTCGACGACGCAGAGGGGGTCCAGCCGGCCGAACTCGGCTCCTCCTCGGACCTCAACGTCGGGGACCGGGCGGTCGCCATCGGCGCCCCGCTGGGCCTGGACGGCACTGTCACCGATGGGATCATCTCCACCCTGGAGCGCACCATCTCGGTGGCCTCTGCCGCGGTGGACGAGGAGACCCCCGACGCGCCCCAGCCGGAGGAAGGCGACCCGGGCGACGACGGCTTCGAGTTCTACTTCCCGGACCTGGAGAACTCTCCTTCGCAGGGCTCCATCCACATCAACGTCATCCAGACGGACGCCGCCATCAACCAGGGCAACTCAGGAGGGGCGCTGGTGGACGGCGAAGGCCGGGTCATCGGGGTCAACGTCGCGATCGCCTCCACCGGTGGCGGGATCTCCGAGGCTGAGGCGGGAAGCATCGGCGTCGGCTTCTCCATCCCCATCGACTACGCCCAGCGCGTGGCCGAGGATCTCATCGCCGACGGCGAGGTCTCCCACGGCCTGCTGGGTGTCACCGTCAACGCCGCAGGTGCGGGGGAGCAGCCGCTGGAGACCGGCGGCGGCTTCACCACCGGGGCCTATGTGGAGGAAGTGGTGACGGACTCTCCGGCCGACGCGGCTGACCTGGAGCCCGGCGACATCATCACCCAGGTCGGGGATCGCCGCATCGAGGACAGCCTGACGTTGACCGCCACGGTGCGGGAGTACCGTGCAGGGGAGACCGTGACCGTCACCTACCTGCGCGAGGGCCAGGAGTACGAGGCCGAGGTCACCCTCGGCGGGATGTGA
- a CDS encoding PIG-L deacetylase family protein has translation MPQSPQSPEWLIDTLGARRVLAFGAHPDDVDFGAAATLAALTERGVEVTLCLLTAGDAGGFEVGQDRAEMARRRQAEQEAAAAVLGIKEVILLDERDGWVEPTPDLIRSVVRVMRQVQPDVVMSPHPERAWDRLQKSHPDHLACGEAVVRASYPAVENPFAFPELVEQDGLAAFKVRHLMLMAAPEERINLRVDVTDHVGQKLEALRKHFSQHPDPVRMEEFVISRLRRIHAAGTAEGAPEGHAEDFHWVVVNGPETFAGF, from the coding sequence ATGCCTCAGTCCCCGCAGAGCCCCGAGTGGCTCATCGACACCCTCGGGGCGCGCCGGGTCCTCGCCTTCGGGGCCCACCCCGACGACGTCGACTTCGGCGCGGCCGCCACGCTCGCGGCGCTGACGGAGCGGGGAGTCGAGGTGACCCTGTGCCTGCTCACCGCCGGCGACGCCGGGGGCTTCGAGGTGGGCCAGGACCGGGCCGAGATGGCGCGCCGGCGGCAGGCTGAGCAGGAGGCGGCAGCCGCCGTGCTCGGCATCAAGGAGGTCATCCTGCTCGACGAGCGGGACGGCTGGGTGGAGCCCACCCCGGACCTGATCCGCAGCGTCGTGCGGGTGATGCGGCAGGTGCAGCCCGACGTCGTGATGTCCCCGCATCCGGAGCGGGCCTGGGACCGCCTGCAGAAGTCACACCCGGATCACCTGGCCTGTGGCGAGGCCGTGGTGCGGGCGAGCTATCCGGCGGTGGAGAACCCCTTCGCCTTCCCTGAGCTGGTGGAGCAGGACGGGCTGGCGGCGTTCAAGGTCCGGCATCTGATGCTGATGGCGGCGCCCGAGGAGCGGATCAACCTGCGGGTGGACGTGACCGACCACGTGGGGCAGAAGCTCGAGGCGCTGCGCAAGCATTTCAGCCAGCACCCCGATCCGGTCCGGATGGAGGAGTTCGTGATCTCCCGACTGCGCCGGATCCATGCAGCCGGGACGGCCGAGGGCGCCCCGGAGGGCCATGCCGAGGACTTCCACTGGGTCGTGGTCAACGGTCCCGAGACGTTCGCGGGCTTCTGA
- a CDS encoding anti-sigma factor domain-containing protein, with protein METASPRRDGDQPHPEDQEASGASGTPIDTDERASSPDPVQPPEAAQDQPEDPIWGETEEGTATPVLSEDPTLGELLTATAHGDQASFAAFYEATADVVYGLALLMHEDPDGADASTVAVYHHLWDQADVRARDLRLQTAASEMLTDEHADAEASYRPSEYELVLEWLVPLAHRIMVERFRDGSAAPIGLTALPDGPGVAGLPEEVLDDFEVLSDSQSQALALSYLAGATHQQVAQTAGAAIPAVKSRLRDGMTRLHSQRVARDEEFDPILRAAVTRRDLERGTGVNRNFTREVSADLQKGLLVELAEVYALDALDDRERSLLDEFVLDADERTAQQWDTRVLAARRTLAEIFTAHPVVPPAHLLEEVLLDLGDQEVGMGMVEEFSSHTEEAPKREPIMKRWMVVTGFVVVLLLAIVLIWRFTGGQDIIAAADGAEDARELEGLELEEGGTARAVFSETEDVGYVDFEDVGALEGLTYQVWLLPSDERPPSSLGSFTAGELEDEVVTLRSISGYDQLLVTTEQVRGEERPTGEVIVEVPLRDRLTEGPQYGGGGSAPTEDDAESEDIAESED; from the coding sequence ATGGAGACAGCTTCCCCGCGCCGTGACGGCGACCAACCTCACCCAGAGGACCAGGAGGCGTCGGGGGCGTCCGGGACGCCCATCGACACGGACGAACGCGCCTCCTCCCCGGATCCCGTCCAGCCTCCCGAGGCCGCCCAGGACCAGCCGGAGGACCCCATCTGGGGAGAGACGGAGGAGGGCACCGCCACGCCGGTGCTGTCCGAGGACCCGACCCTGGGCGAGCTGCTCACCGCGACCGCCCACGGGGACCAGGCTTCTTTCGCCGCGTTCTACGAGGCGACCGCCGACGTCGTCTATGGACTCGCCCTGCTGATGCATGAGGATCCCGACGGCGCCGATGCCTCCACCGTGGCCGTCTACCACCACCTGTGGGACCAGGCTGACGTCCGGGCGCGCGACCTGCGTCTGCAGACGGCCGCCTCGGAGATGCTCACCGACGAGCACGCCGACGCCGAGGCCAGCTACCGACCCAGCGAGTATGAGCTCGTCCTCGAATGGCTGGTGCCCTTGGCGCACAGGATCATGGTCGAGCGTTTCCGCGACGGCTCGGCCGCCCCCATCGGTCTCACGGCTCTGCCCGACGGCCCCGGCGTCGCAGGCCTGCCCGAAGAGGTGCTGGACGACTTCGAGGTGCTCTCCGACTCCCAGTCCCAGGCACTGGCACTCAGCTACCTGGCGGGGGCGACTCACCAGCAGGTCGCGCAGACGGCCGGCGCGGCGATCCCCGCGGTGAAGTCCCGGCTCCGGGACGGCATGACCCGCCTGCACAGCCAGCGCGTCGCCCGCGATGAAGAGTTCGATCCGATCCTGCGCGCCGCCGTGACCCGCCGGGACCTCGAGCGCGGCACCGGGGTCAACCGCAACTTCACCCGAGAGGTCTCTGCTGACCTGCAGAAGGGTCTGCTGGTGGAGCTGGCCGAGGTCTACGCCCTGGACGCGCTCGATGATCGCGAACGTTCCCTGCTCGACGAGTTCGTCCTCGACGCCGATGAGCGCACCGCTCAGCAGTGGGACACCCGTGTGCTGGCCGCCCGCCGCACCCTGGCTGAGATCTTCACCGCCCACCCTGTAGTGCCCCCGGCGCATCTTCTCGAAGAGGTGCTGCTGGACCTGGGCGACCAGGAGGTCGGCATGGGCATGGTGGAGGAGTTCTCCTCGCACACCGAGGAGGCCCCGAAGCGCGAGCCGATCATGAAGCGCTGGATGGTGGTCACCGGCTTCGTGGTGGTGCTGCTGCTGGCGATCGTGCTGATCTGGCGGTTCACCGGCGGCCAGGACATCATCGCGGCCGCTGACGGCGCCGAGGACGCCCGCGAGCTCGAAGGTCTGGAGCTCGAGGAGGGCGGCACCGCTCGAGCGGTGTTCTCCGAGACCGAGGACGTCGGGTACGTGGACTTCGAGGACGTCGGTGCTCTGGAAGGCCTCACCTACCAGGTGTGGCTGCTCCCCTCGGACGAGCGTCCGCCCAGCTCGCTGGGCAGCTTCACCGCAGGCGAGCTTGAGGATGAGGTGGTCACCCTGCGCAGCATCTCCGGCTACGACCAGCTGCTGGTCACCACTGAGCAGGTCCGCGGTGAGGAGCGACCCACCGGAGAGGTGATCGTGGAGGTCCCACTGCGCGATCGCCTCACGGAAGGGCCGCAGTACGGTGGAGGTGGCTCCGCCCCGACCGAGGACGACGCCGAGTCCGAGGACATCGCCGAGTCCGAGGACTGA
- a CDS encoding cysteine desulfurase family protein, translating into MTTPSRYFDHAATTPVRETAVRVLTEKMPQLANPSSLHGAGRRARLEVDSARARLAASLGADPSEVIFTSGGTESDNLALKGLYWSRRAQDPRRRRVLLTGIEHPAVLDTAEWLEAHEGAELVILPVDDEGVLELDAAVHQLQDLQAEEAESVALASLMWANSETGAVQPVAALARACAEFGIPLHTDAVQAFGGEPVGAEPVDFAASGAATLAVSAHKIGGPVGLGALLVRRDVPLTPVLHGGGQERDIRSGTLDAPGICAFTAVAEEVVAHRGHESVRLAALRDRLLAAVVDVEGVTLRGPDPRTAGHRRLPNNLHITVDGAEGDSLLFMLDMAGFDTSTGSACTAGVPRPSRVLLAMGLDEDSARGAQRFTLGHTTTDEDVDALAEALPGIIVRARAAGMAAGRR; encoded by the coding sequence ATGACGACGCCCTCCCGGTACTTCGACCACGCCGCCACCACCCCGGTCCGCGAGACCGCTGTGCGTGTGCTCACCGAGAAGATGCCCCAGCTGGCCAATCCTTCCTCACTGCACGGGGCAGGTCGCCGCGCCCGGCTGGAGGTGGATTCCGCCCGTGCCCGGCTGGCTGCCTCGCTCGGTGCGGACCCCAGCGAGGTCATCTTCACCTCCGGCGGGACCGAGTCCGACAACCTCGCGCTCAAGGGCCTGTACTGGAGCCGCCGCGCCCAGGATCCTCGACGCCGTCGAGTGCTGCTGACCGGGATCGAACACCCCGCGGTGCTGGACACCGCCGAGTGGCTGGAGGCCCACGAGGGCGCGGAGCTGGTGATCCTTCCGGTGGACGACGAGGGGGTGCTGGAGCTCGACGCCGCCGTGCACCAGCTCCAGGACCTGCAGGCCGAAGAGGCCGAATCCGTGGCGCTGGCGTCGCTGATGTGGGCCAACAGCGAGACCGGTGCCGTCCAGCCGGTGGCCGCCCTTGCCCGAGCCTGTGCCGAGTTCGGGATCCCGCTGCACACCGATGCCGTGCAGGCCTTCGGCGGAGAGCCCGTCGGCGCGGAGCCGGTGGACTTCGCGGCATCGGGTGCGGCGACCCTGGCGGTCAGCGCCCACAAGATCGGCGGGCCGGTGGGGCTCGGAGCGCTCCTGGTGCGGCGCGATGTGCCCCTGACGCCGGTGCTGCACGGCGGTGGACAGGAGCGTGACATCCGCTCCGGCACTCTGGACGCCCCCGGCATCTGCGCCTTCACCGCCGTCGCCGAAGAGGTCGTCGCGCACCGGGGTCACGAGTCTGTCCGGCTGGCCGCACTGCGCGACCGGCTGCTGGCGGCTGTGGTCGATGTCGAGGGCGTGACCCTGCGGGGACCTGATCCACGCACCGCCGGGCACCGGCGTCTGCCGAACAACCTGCACATCACCGTCGACGGGGCCGAGGGCGACTCCCTGCTGTTCATGCTGGACATGGCCGGCTTCGACACCTCCACCGGTTCCGCCTGCACCGCGGGGGTGCCCCGACCCTCACGGGTGCTGCTGGCGATGGGGCTGGACGAGGACTCCGCCCGCGGCGCCCAGCGCTTCACCCTGGGTCACACGACCACCGACGAGGACGTCGACGCGCTCGCCGAGGCGCTTCCCGGCATCATCGTCCGAGCGCGGGCGGCAGGCATGGCCGCCGGCCGGCGTTGA
- a CDS encoding tRNA (cytidine(34)-2'-O)-methyltransferase → MDNPIRVLVDQPEIPGNTGNLIRLAAVTGMQLHLAEPLGFDFSDAKLRRAGLDYHDLAVMTVHPSLEAAWATLAPQRIFAFTGDGDTSHTAIGYRPGDVLLFGRESTGLDGPVKSDPRITAKVRIPMLPSRRSLNLANSVSIAVYEAWRQRGFDEAW, encoded by the coding sequence GTGGACAATCCGATCAGAGTGCTCGTCGACCAGCCCGAGATCCCCGGCAACACGGGCAACCTGATCCGCCTGGCGGCCGTGACCGGGATGCAGCTGCACCTGGCCGAACCGCTGGGCTTCGACTTCAGCGACGCCAAGCTGCGACGCGCCGGTCTGGACTACCACGATCTGGCGGTGATGACCGTCCACCCCAGCCTGGAGGCCGCCTGGGCCACGCTCGCCCCGCAGCGGATCTTCGCTTTCACCGGCGACGGTGACACCTCCCACACGGCGATCGGCTACCGTCCAGGGGACGTGCTCCTCTTCGGCCGGGAGTCCACCGGCCTGGACGGCCCCGTCAAGTCCGACCCGCGCATCACCGCGAAGGTGCGCATCCCGATGCTGCCCTCGCGACGCTCCCTGAACCTGGCGAACTCCGTCTCCATCGCCGTCTACGAGGCCTGGCGGCAGCGGGGCTTCGACGAGGCCTGGTGA